Within Actinosynnema pretiosum, the genomic segment GTCAGCAGGGCCCGCGCGAGCGTGCGGGCGGGGCTGACGTGCCACCCGGCGGACGAGCGCGTGGTCACCAGCGGCACCCCCTCGGCGAGCAGCCGGTCGAACAGCCGCGCCAGGACGTCCGGGGTCCCGTGCGGGGCGTGCGGCGGGGTGAGCAGGGCGGCCAGGTCGTTCGCGCACAGCGGCCGGGCCGGGGTGTCCGGCACGTAGCAGGCGCCCTCGCGGGTGAACCGGCCGCTCAAGCCCCCGGTCGTCAGGGTCAGCGCCCGCACCACCGCTCGGGCGCCCTCGGTGGTCTCGGCCACGTCGACCTCGACGTCCCGCACGCCCACCACGCCCGGCACCGGCCCCGCCAGGTCCACCAGCGCGGGCCCGGCCGCCTGGACGGCCGCCATCTCGTCCGGCGGCAGGAGCGCGATCACGGTCGTCAGGTCGCCCGCCAGCAGCGCCCCGGTGAACCGCCGCACGGCCGCTCCCGGCGAGCTCTCGGCGCTCGGCTCGATCCCCCGCCGCGGCCAGTCCAGCCCGTTGCCCCTGAGCGCGGCGTGCACGGCGGTGTGCAGCACGCTCGCGTACCACCGGCCGCCGACCTCGACGGTGGCGATCTCCACCGCCCCGGCGCCGCGCGCGCCGAAGTCGACCGTCCAGTCCCGGCCCCCAGGCGACGGCACGGCGCCCAGCGCGCTCGCGAGCCGCCCGGTCACCACGTCCCCGGTGGCGCTCGACGCCGTCAACCACCCGCCGACCACGCCGGTGACGGCCAGCCGCTCGGTGATCCGCCTGGTCCCGCCCACCACGACGCCCGCGCCGCGCACCGAGGGCGGCGCGCCGACCAGCCCCACCCGGCTCCCCTCGGCGACGAGCGCGCGCCCGTGGTCGGCGACCACGGCGGCCTCCGCGGGCGCCATCGCGGCCCACGCGGCGCCCAGGTCGTTCCGGGCGAGCGCCCCGAGGAAGCCCGCCACCACCTCGCCGGGCCCGTCACCACCCGGCGCGGACGTGCCGGACCGCCCCGCCTGCCCCACGAGCAAGGCCCCCGCCAGCACCCCCGCCACCAGCGCGACCACCCCGGCGACCCGACCGCCCGAACCCCACCGCCCCACCGCCACCACCTGCCCCTGTCACGGGCGATTATGTACGCCCACCCGGCTCCCGGCCCCGGTGCGCGACGTGACACGGTGGTGTGGTGACGCCCCAGGAAGCGATGGCCGCCGCCCGCCGGATCACGGTGCTGACCGGGGCCGGGGTCTCCACCGAGTCGGGCATCCCGGACTTCCGGGGGCCGCACGGCTCGCTCAGCGGCGTCACCGAGGCGGGGCGGTCCTCCACGCCCGACGAGTACCTGAACGACCCCGAGGTGCGGCGGCGGGTGTGGCGTGCCCGGCTGCACCACCCCGTGTGGACCGCCGAGCCCAACCCCGCGCACCGGGCGCTCGTGGAGCTCCAGCGCGCCGGGCGGCTGCGGGCGCTGCTCACGCAGAACGTCGACGGGCTGCACCAGCGGGCCGGGACGCGGGGGGTGGTCGAGCTGCACGGGTCGCTGCTGCGCACGGCGTGCACCGACTGCGGGTCTCCGGGGGACATGCGGGAGGCGCTGGAGCGGGTGCGGGACGGGGAGGACGACCCGGACTGCCCGGCCTGCGGCGGGGTGCTGCGGGCCACGACGGTCGCGTTCGGGCAGCCGCTGGACCCGGACGTGCTGCGGGCGGCGCGGGCGGCCGTGGTCGACTGCGACCTGCTGCTGGTCGCGGGCACGTCGCTGGTGGTCAGCCCGGCCTCGGACCTGGTGCCGCTGGCGGCTCGCGCGGGGGCCGCCGTGCTGATCTGCAACGGGGAGCCGACGCCGTGCGACCCGCTGGCGGGCGCGCTCGACCGGCGGCCGGTCGGGGTCTCGCTGCCCGAGCTGGTGGCCGTCCCGGTGACCGGGGAGGGGCCGGTGCGCACCTGGGGCGACCCGAGCACCTGGTGAGCGGTCCGCCCACCCCGGCCAAACCCCACCAACGGGTGAGCTGACCGGCGCGGGGGCCGGGGGTCTGGTCTTCTGCCCGTGTGCGCAACCCCTCCTCCTGGCAGTCACCGGTCAACCTCAGGTCGCCCGTCGTCGTCCCCGGTTCCAGCGGGTCGCTCGACCTGCGGTGGGAGGAGGGGAGCCAGCGGTTCGACGTCGTCGCCGAGGTGCACGGGCAGCGGTTCCGGCCCGTCGTCGCGCAGGAGGCCGTGCTCGGCGGCGAGGTGTACCGGCTCGCCAACGTGCACTTCCACCGGCCCGGCGAGCACTGGGTCGACGGCCAGCCGCAGCAGGCCGAGCTGCACGCGGTGCACGTGCGGGCCGAGCGGGCCCTCCAGGTCCTGATCGTCTCTGTGCTGCTGCGGTACGAGGCCGACGGCGAGGGCGGCGCGCCCACCTCGTTCGACCTCGGCGCGCTCCTGCCCGCGCGGCGCTCCTTCTACCGGTACGAGGGCTCGCTGAGCACGCCCGACCACAGCGAGAACGTCAGCCACGCGGTGTTCGCCGACCCCGTGCAGGTCGCCGACCAGCACCTCGCCCGGTTCATCGCGGGCCGCGCTGACCGGGCCCGGCCGCCCCAGGACCTCGGGCGGCGGTACCTGCTGCTGTGCGAGTGACGGGCCTCGCGGGCGGGGCGGCACTGAACCGATCCGCCGCCAACTGAGACGCATCGTCCCTGGTCAGCGTCCCGGCGGCAGAATAACGTCGGTGGATGCGCGTACCGCTGACCGTCGCAGACTTCCTGGAGCGGGCCGAGGTCGCCTTCGCCTCCACCACCGCCGCCGTTGACGAGCCGCACCAGCCCGCGCCACCCGTCCCCACCACCACCTACGCCGGGTTCGCCGACCGGGTCCGCGCCTGGCAGGCCGGGTTCGACGCCCTGGGCATCGGCGTCGGCGAGCGGATCGCGGTGGTCAGCCCCAACTCGGCGCGGGTGCTCGAACTCCTGCACGCCGTGCCCGGCAGCGGGCGCGTCTGCGTGCCCGTGAACTACCGGCTGCGGCCCGCCGAGGTCGCCTACATCGTCGAGCACAGCGGGGCCACCGCCCTGCTCGTCGACCCCGAGCTCGAACTCGGCGGCGTCCGCGCCCCGCACCGCTTCACCCTCGGCGCGCACACCGAGGAGGAGCTGATGCTCTTCGGCGTCGCCCCGCGCCCGTGGCGCGACCCCGACGAGGACGCCACCGCCACCGTCAACTACACCTCCGGCACCACCGCCCGCCCCAAGGGCGTGCGGCTCACCCACCGCAACCTGTGGATCAACGCCGTCACCTTCGCCCTGCACACCCGCGCCTGGGAGCGGGACGTCTACCTGCACGTCCTGCCGATGTTCCACTGCAACGGCTGGGGGATGCCCTACGGGTTAGCCGGGCTGGGCGTGCCGCAGGTCGTGCTGCGCAAGGTCGACGGCGACGAGATCCTGCGCCGCGTCCGCGACCACGGCGTCACCCTCGTCTGCGGCGCGCCCGCCGTGTGGAGCGCGGTGCTCGACGCCGCCGCGCGCTGGGACGGCGAGGTCCCCGGACGCGGCCGGGTGCGCGTGGTGTGCGCGGGCGCCCCGCCGCCCAGCCGCGTCATCGCCCGGATCACCGCCGAGCTGGGCTGGGAGTTCCTGCAGATCTACGGCCTGACCGAGACCGCCCCGCTGCTCACGTTCAACCGCACCCGCCCCGAGGACGACGGGCTGACCGACGAGGAGCGCGCCCGCAAGCTCTCCCGCGCGGGCGCCCCCGCGCTCGGCGCCCGCCTGCGGATCTCCGACACCGGCGAGGTGCTGGCCCGCTCGAACGTGGTCATGGACTGCTACTGGGACAACCCCGGCGCCAGCGCGGAGGCCCTCGACGGCGGCTGGTTCCACACCGGCGACGGCGGGCACGTCGACGACGACGGGCACCTGGTCATCTCCGACCGCAAGAAGGACGTGATCATCACGGGCGGGGAGAACGTGTCGTCGGTGGAGGTGGAGGACGTGCTGTTCGACCACCCGGCGGTCGCCGAGGTCGCCGTCATCGGCGTCCCGCACGAGAGGTGGGGCGAGACGGTCAAGGCGCTCGTCGTGCTCGCCGACGGCGCCTCCGCCACCGGGGCCGAGCTGATCGCGCACTGCAAGGCGCGGCTGGCCGGGTACAAGGCCCCGACGTCGGTGGAGATCCGGGACGCGATCCCGCGCACCGCCACCGGGAAGGTGCAGAAGTTCAAGCTCCGCTCGCCCTACTGGGACGGGCTCAACCGCGAGGTCAACTGATCGTGCGCGTCAGCCACCCGTGTGGTTGAAGTTGCCCCTGTGGCGCTGAAGGCCCCGGTGGAGCGGTGGCACAGTCTCCGTCGAGGTGTTGCGCCGTTCGGCGCAACGGGTCGACGCGGCGGAGGCGGGTGCGGTGGGTCGGTGGACGGGTTCCGGTGTGGTCGCGCTGGTCGCTCTCCTCGTCCTGACGGGACAGTCAGCGGCTGTCCCCCCGCCTCCGCCCAACCCCAGCGACAGCGAGATCAGCGAGGGCCGCGAGGCCGCTGACGCCGCCGCGGCGCGCGTCGGCGAGCTGAACAGCAAGCTGAGCGAGGCCGAGTCCCGCCTGCAGGCGCTGGACAGCGAGGTCGCCTACAAGATGGAGCTGGCGAACAAGGCGCGGGTCGACCTGGACATCGCCCGCACCGCCGCCGACACCGCCCGCGCCGAGGCCGACTCGGCCCGCGCCCAGTCGGACGCGTCGTTCGAGGCGGTGGAGCGCTCCCGCCGGGCGCTGGACGAGTTCGCCGCGGCCAGCTACGAGCACGGCAGCGCGCTCGGCTCGGTCACCGCCTACTTCGGCGCGACCAGCCCGGAGGACCTGCTGGCGCGCGCCCAGCTGCTCGAAGCGGTCGGCGGGTTCGGGTTGGACACGCTGGACGACCTGCACGAGGCGCAGGACGAGGCGGCGAACAAGGACTCCGCGGCGCGGGCGGCGCGCGGTGAGGCGGAGAAGAAGGAGAAGGCCGCCGACGACGCGCAGCGCGCCGCCGAGGGCGTGATGGCGGCGGCGGTGCAGGCGCAGCGGGCGCAGCGCGAGCAGGCGGGCGCGATCGAGCAGGAGCGCGGGCGGGTGCAGGGGGAGCTGGAGCAGGCGCTCGGGTCCGTGGAGGGGTTGGAGTCGCAGCGGGAGCGGTACGGGCGCTGGTTGGAGGACAAGCGGCGCGAGGACGCTGCCGCGGCGGCGTTCCGGCCGCCCGCGGTGATCGCGCCGCCGGTGGGCGGGGGTAGCGGCGGGCCGGTCGGGGAGGGCGTGGAGGCGGTGATCGCCCGTGCCATGACCCAGATCGGGGTGCGGTACTCGTGGGGCGGGGGGAACTACACCGGGCCCACGGTGGGGGTGCGGGACGGGGGTGAGGGCGACGTCCACGGGGACTACTACACGGTGGGGTTCGACTGCTCCGGGTTGATGATGTACGCGTTCGCGGGGGTGGGGATCTACCTGCCGCACTACTCGGGGTACCAGTACACGTCGGGGGACCGGGTGCCGCTGGAGCAGGCGCGGCGCGGGGACATGCTGTTCTGGGGGCCGGGCGGGGGGACGCACGTGGCGCTGTACCTGGGGGACGGGATGATGTTGGAGGCGCCTTACTCGGGGTCGGCGGTGAAGGTGTCGCCGGTGCGGTACAGCGGGATCGTGCCTTACGTGACTCGGCTGCTCTGAGGTCGGGGCTTCGGGGGTTCTCCGGTTTTTCGGGGTTTTCGGGTGTGCGGGGCCGTGCCGGGATTGTGGCGCGGTCCCGTTTTTTGTGGTTGGTGGTGAACCTCCGGGGGGCGTTCGGCGACTTAACCGGGCGGAGGAGGTCACATGGACGACGACGAGCTGCTCGTCATCCGCTGCAAGCTCGGTGAGCGGGAGGCCTGCGCCGAACTGGTGCGGGCCTGGCACCCGGTCGTGGAGCGGTATGTCGCGCGGATGCTGGGGCGCGGGGATGACGACGCGGTGCAGGAGGTCTGGATCGGGGTGTTCACCGGGTTGCCGAGGTTGCGCGACACGGGGCGGTTCAGGGCTTGGTTGTACACGATCGCCCGGCGGGCTGTGGTGAACCGGTTGCGGGGGGTTTACCGCCAGTCGCGGGTTGAGCCGGTGGGGGCGGGTGGTTCGGGTGATGCGGGTCTTTCGGGTGGCCTGGGTGTTCCGGGTGGTTCGGGCGAACGGCCCGTCGATCCGGTGGCCGATCTGGTGCTGGACCGCGAGGCGGTCGCGGCGGGGCTGGCCGACCTGCCGCCGCTGGAACGCGAGGTGATCGTGCTGTTCCACCTGGAGGATTTGGCGCTGGAGACCTGCGCGCAGGTGTGCGGGGTGCCGGTGGGAACCGTCAAGTCCCGGCTCAACCGGGCACGCGGCCTGCTGCGGGCCGCGCTGGAGCGGAAGGGGTATCCGGCGTGAACCCGGATGAGGTTGTGGGCGGGTTGCGGCCTGTTCTGTCCTTGCGGCGGCGGGTTGGGTACGTGCTGGTGGGGCTTGGGGGGGTGGTGGGGGCTTGCCTGATCGGGGTGCTGTGGGCCACCGAGCCGGGGTTGCCCGCGCGGACCGCGGTGTCGTTCGGGGTGCTGGTCGCGATCGGGATCGGGTGGGCGGGGTTCGCGTTGTGGGCGTTGACCCGGAGGGCGCCGTTGTACGCGCGGGACCGGGTGGTGGCGGCTTGGTTGGGGGGTGGGGCTTGGGCGGTGTTCGCGGTGGGGGCGCTGGTGATCGTTCGGGGGGCGCCTGGGGGGTGGCTCCTCGGGGTGATCGCGGGGATGGGGGTGGTGGCTGCGGTGAACGGGTGGTTCGCGGGGCGTGAGCGGGGGCGGTTGTTGCGGCGGGCTCGGGAGTTGCGGGGGGTTCGGGAGTTGCGGGGGTGAGGGGTGGGTGGGGGTGAGGTGGGGCGGTGGGGGTGCTGAAGGGGCGTGTTGCTCGCCGGGGGTGTCCTGGGGCGGCGGTGGCTAGGCGGTTGAACGGTCCGTTCAACCGGGGATGAGGGAATGAATGGTCCGTTCAACCGGAGGCGAGAGGGGTGAACGGACCGTTCAACCGGGATTGAGGGGGCGAGTGGCCCGTTCACCTGGGGAAGAGTCGGTGAACGGCCCATCCGCCTGGAGATGGGACGATGAACGGTCCGTTCAACCGGAATCGTGCGGTTGAACGGACCGTTCAACCGGAGATGGGACGATGAACGGTCCGTTCAACCGGAGGCGAGGGGTTGAACGCGCCGTTCAACCAGAGGTGTGGAGTTGAACGGACCGTTCAACCGGTGATGAACGCGCCGTTCACCGCTCCGCTGGCGGCAGGCTGTTGGCTTGAGAGGCGAATGGGTGGTTCGTCTTGTGGTTGAACGGTCCGTTCAACAGATGGTGAGCGCCGAGCGTCCCTTCGTCTGCTGCCGAGCGTCCCTTCGTCTGCTGGTGAGCGGACCGTTCGTCTGTTGGTGAACGGACCGTTCGACTGCTGGTGAGTGGTCCGTTCAATCGTTGGTGGACGTCTTGTTCGCTGGGGTGTCCCGAGCGCAGGCCGTGTTTTGCCGGGTGAACGGACCGTTCAACCGAAGGCCGAGGCTTTTGGCTGGGATGAACGGGCCGTTCGCTGCTTTGCCTTGTGGGCGGGGCATGTGCTGCCGGGTGAACGGTCCGTTCAACCAAGGGTGAACGGACCGTTCACCTGGGGATGAGTGTCCGGTCAACCTGGGGGTTCGCGGGTCGTTCACCGGGTTTGTGGATCTAGGGGGATTGGGGGCCATGGGGTGGCCTGGGTGCGTGTGCCGGTGCGTGTGCCGGTGCGGAAGGTGTGGTGCGGAAGGCTCGGGTGCGGAGGTGGGGTTAGGACTGGTCGGCCAGGTCTTGAGGGGTGTCCACGTCCTTGGACTCGGCCTCGGTCGCCGGGAGTCTGGTCTCCACCAGTTCCGCCAGCACCGCGCGCATCGGCGCGTTCCTCGGATCCTGCGGTAGGGCCGCTCGGAGCTCCTCCGTTCGCCACACGCCGGTCAGCCACTGCGTTCGGCCCGTCGCGTCGACCAGGACCGCGTTCGCGTTCGTGGTGAGCAGGCGGGTCACGGTTGATGCCGTCACGCCCGGTTGGTCCACCGCCAGGACCACCACGCGTGGGTGTTCCACCAGGGCCACGCCTGCCGCCAGGCCGGCCAGGGGGCCGCCGCCCGGTGGGGTTTCCCTGGTCCACTGGACGTCGGGTTCGTTCTTCGGGGCGCCTACGACGATCACCTGGGCGGCGCCTGAGACCGCGTCCAGGGCGTGTTTGAGCAGGGTTCGGCCTCGGACCACCAGGTCCGACTTGTCCACGCCGCCCAGCCTGCTTCCGCGACCGCCGCTCAGCACGACGGCCGACCACGCTTCAGCTGATCGTTCCGCCACGTCTGGCCAGCTCCCGCCTGTTCCTAGCGCGAATCGGGCAAAACCGGGCACAAGCCGGGCAACCCCCCGCGCCACGCCAACAGGCTAGCGCCGTCGCAGCAGGAAACCGTGCTCCCGCAGTTCCTCCAACCCGAACTTCTCCACCATCCGGTGCCCCGGCTGGACCTCGTCCACCCAGTGCTCGATGTCGAACCACTCCCCGTAGTACCCGGCCACCTCCTCCGGCCCCACCGAGAACGGCGGGGAGTCCAGGCTCGGGCGGTACTCCAGGGTGTTCAGGAAGTACCGCGTCCCCGGTGTCGCCAGCTCCAGGATCTTCGCCACGTACCTCCCCCGCATCGCCTCCGGGAACGCGATCAGCGCCGCGCGGTCGTACACCACGTCCACCCTCCCCAGATCCCCCCTCCCCAGGTCGAACAGGCTCTGGTTCCGGATCGTCAGGTTCCCCGCGGTGAACACGCCCTCGTCCACCTCCGTCGGCGACAGGCCGTTCTCCGCGAAGAACTCCTCCACCGCCCGCCCGACCAGCTCCACGCCGACCACCCGTTCCGCCCGTTCGGCGAAGAACAGCAGGTCGACCGACTTCCCGCACAGCGGCACCAGCACCACCCGCCCCTCCAGGGGGACGCGCTCGGCCAGCAGTTCGGCGTGCGGGTGCACCCGCCTGAGGTGGAAACTCGTCCGGGAGCCGCCCTCGGCCCACGAGTCCACCCAGAACTCCTCTTCCACAACCTGCGACGATAAGCCCGACCGCGCCCCGCGCCTGTTACCCGATCGGGCGGTGTCCCGAACGGGGGCGCTGGTCGGCAGGGGGGTCTTCACAAGGTCCACACCGGCCTGGGGCGACACTGGGACGCGTCGCACAACCCCGTCTAGGAGGACCCTTGTCCGAGCCCGCCGCCGAGGCGCACACCACGCCGGCTCGTGACGCCCAGCTGCTCGAACGCACCGTGTTCGAGGTCAAGCGGGTGATCGTCGGCCAGGACCGGCTGGTCGAGCGGATGCTCGTCGGCCTGCTCGCGAAGGGCCACCTGCTCCTGGAGGGCGTGCCCGGCGTCGCCAAGACCCTGGCCGTGGAGACCTTCGCGACCGTGGTGGGCGGCAGCTTCTCGCGCGTGCAGTTCACGCCGGACCTCGTGCCCGCCGACATCCTCGGCACCCGCATCTACCGGCAGGCCAGCGAGAGCTTCGACGTGGAGCTCGGCCCGGTCGTCGCGAACTTCGTCCTCGCCGACGAGATCAACCGCGCGCCCGCCAAGGTCCAGTCCGCGATGCTGGAGGTCATGGCCGAGCGGCACGTGTCCATCGGCGGCAAGACCTTCCCCATGCCCACCCCGTTCCTGGTCCTGGCCACCCAGAACCCCATCGAGAACGAGGGCGTCTACCCGCTCCCCGAGGCGCAGCGCGACCGGTTCCTGTTCAAGATCCAGGTCGAGTACCCCACGGCCGAGGAGGAGCGGGAGATCGTCTACCGGATGGGCGTCGAGGCCCCCGTGCCGCAGCAGGTCCTCAGCCCCGAGGAGCTGGTGCGGCTGCAGGGCGTGGCCTCGCGGGTGTTCGTGCACCACGCGCTCGTCGACTACGTGGTGCGGCTGGTCATCGCGACCCGCGCGCCCAAGGAGCACCAGCTGGGCGACGTCGCGGGCTGGGTCGCGTACGGCGCCTCGCCGCGCGCCAGCCTCGGCATCATCGCCGCCTCGCGCGCGCTGGCCCTGGTGCGCGGGCGCGACTACGTGCTGCCCCAGGACGTGGTGGACGTGGTGCCGGACGTGCTGCGGCACCGGCTCGTGCTGTCCTACGACGCGCTCGCCGACGGCGTCCCGCTCGACCACATCATCACCCGCGTCCTGCAGACCGTGCCGCTGCCGCAGGTGTCGGCCCGGCCCCAGGCAGGCGGCGCGCCGCAGCCCGTGGGCAGGCCGTGACCCCAGCAGACAACACCAACACCACCACCGCGGGATCGGGCGCGCAGGGGCCGGGAACGCCGGGGACGCGGGCGGCGGGGGCGCAGAACCCCAGCGGCCTGAACCCCAGCGGCCTGAACCCCGACGCGGAACCGGAGGGCGTGGCTGACCGGCCCCGCTGGGCCCCGCCCGCGCTGCACGGCGGTCGCATGGAGGCCGCCCTGCGCACCCTGGAGCTGGAGGTCAACCGGCGGCTCGACGGGCTGCTGCAGGGCAACCACCTCGGGCTCGTCCCCGGTCCCGGCTCCGAGCCCGGCGAGGCCCGGCCGTACCAGCCCGGCGACGACGTGCGCCGGATGGACTGGGCGGTCACCGCGCGCACCACCGTCCCGCACATCCGCGAGACCGTCGCCGACCGCGAGCTGGAGACGTGGGTCGCCGTCGACCTCTCGCCCAGCCTGGACTTCGGCACCGCGGCGTGCGAGAAGCGCGACCTGGTCGTCGCGGGCGTCGCGGCTGCCGCCCACCTCACCAGGGGCGGCGGCAACCGGATCGGCGCGCTGGTGTCCACCGGCGAGCAGGTCGTGCGCGTCCCCGCGCGCGGTGGCCTCGCGCACGCCCGAGGGCTGGTGCGCAAGGTCGCCGAGACGCCCAGGGCGCCCGAGGGCACCAGGGGCGACCTGGCGCAGCTCGTGGAGCAGCTCCGCCGACCGCCGCGCAGGCGCGGGCTGGTCGTGGTGATCTCCGACTTCCTGGGCGAGCTGGAGTGGCAGCGCCCGCTCCGCGCCCTGTCCGCGCGGCACGACCTCCTGGCGATCGAGGTCGTCGACCCGCGCGACGTCGACCTGCCCGACGTGGGCACCGTCGTGCTCTCCGACCCGGAGACCGGCAGGCAGCGCGAGGTGGTCGCCTCGCCGCTGCTGCGCCGCGAGTTCGCCGCCGCCGCCGCCGAGCACCGCGCCGAGGTCGCGGCCGGGCTGCGGCGCGCGGGGGCCGGACACCTGGTGCTGCGCACCGACTCGGACTGGATCGCCGACACCGTGCGCTTCGTGGTCGCCCGCAAGCGCCGCTGGTCGGGAGGGGTGGCCTGATGAGCCTGTCGGGATTCGCCTCGGCGTGGTGGTTCCTGCTGCTGCTGGTCGTCGCAGGCCTCGCGGCGCTGTACGTGGTGCTCCAGCGGGTGCTGCGCAAGCGGTCGCTGCGGTTCGCGAACCTGGCGCTGCTGGAGCGCGTCGCGCCCAAGCGGCAGGGCTGGTACCGGCACGTGCCCGCCGCGTTCCTGATGGTGGCGTTCATCCTGCTCACGGTCGCGCTCGCCGGGCCGACGGCGGAGCAGAAGGTGCCGCGCAACCGGGCCACCGTGATGCTGGTGATCGACGTGTCGCTGTCCATGAAGGCCACCGACGTGCAGCCCACCCGGCTGGAGGCGGCGCAGGTCGCGGCCAAGTCGTTCGCGGAGGGGCTCACGCCGGGCATCAACCTCGGGCTGATCTCGTTCGCGGGCTCGGCGACGGTGCTGGTCGCGCCCACCACGGACCGCTCGGCGGTGTCGCAGGGCATCGACGGGCTCAAGCTCGCCCAGTCCACCGCCACCGGTGACGCGATCGTCGCGGCGCTGTCCGCCATCGACTCGTTCGGCAAGGTCGTGGGCGGCGCGGACGGGCCGCCGCCTGCGCGCGTGGTGCTGATGACGGACGGCAAGGAGACCGTGGGCACGCGCAAGGCCACGGACGCGGCGGGGGATGCGAAGGAGGCGGGCATCCCGATCTCCACGATCTCCTTCGGCACCGAGCGCGGCAGCGTCGACATCAACGGCAAGGCGCAGGAGGTGCCGGTCGACGACGAGTCCATGAAGGAGATCGCGAAGATCTCCGGCGGCGAGTTCTTCAAGGCGGCCTCCGCCGAGGAGCTGCGGCGGGTGTACGACACGCTCGGCGAGCAGATCGGCTACGAGAAGAAGCAGGCCGACGCCAGCAGGCCGTGGCTCGTCGCGGGCACGCTGGTCGCGATGCTCGCCGTGGCCGGGTCCCTCCTCCTCGGGCAACGCCTTCCTTGACGACCGCGCGTGCGTGGCAGGAGGTGGCCGACTGGTCGGCCACCCTGCTGCGCAGGCAGACCGGGACCGGGGTCGTGGAGTGGAACCGGCGGGTCCTGGGGTGCGGTGAGGGCACCGAGGTCGGGGTTCGGCGGTGGCTGCGGGAGCGCGGGGTGCTCGGGTACCCGCAGCTGCTGCTGGTGATGGAGCGGTTCGGGCGGCCGGAACCGCTGGGCGGGGTCGCGTCGGGGGTGCTGGCGGCGCAGTACTCGGGGCGGCCCGAGCTGCGGCCGGTGCTGGAGCGGCTGGTCGCGGAGAGCGGGACGTTCGGGGCGCAGCACGTGCAGGTCCGGCGCACGCACGTGGCCCTGGTGACGCCCCGGCGGACCTACGCGGTGCTGCGGCCGGTGGGGCGGGACCGGGTGGACCTCGGGTTGAGGCTGGTCGGGCAGGAGCCGGTGGGGCGGCTGGCGGCCGTCGCGGTGTCCGGGAACGCGTCGTTGACCGTGCGGATCGTGGTGACCAGCGCGGACGAGGTCGACGGGGAGACCGTGGACTGGTTGCGGCGGGCTTATTCGGAGAACTGCTAGAGCCGCGCGTGGGGCTGGTCAGCCGTGCAGGTCGCGGTACGCGCTCGCCGCGCCGGGGTGCAGGGGGACGCCGGTGGTGGTGATCAGGCTGCGCACGTCCAGGAACTGCGCGCCCAGCGCTTGGTCGGGCACCAGTGACGCGGCCCGGCCCACGAGGGTGCGCGCGGTCGCGCCGGCGGTGGCGTCCGGCAGGTCGGGGCGGCACACCAGGAGGTTCGCCACGCCGATCGTGCGCACCTCGGCCGCCGCGCCGTAGACGCCCGCCGGGACGGTGACCTGCTCGTAGTGGTCGCCGCCGCCGCCGCCGTCGCCGTCGCCGAGCGCGCGCAGCGCGGGGAGGGCGTCGGCCAGGGGGAGCAGGCGGACGCCGCCCAGGTCGGTCAGGGCCGGGGTGGGGACGCCGCCCGACCACAGCAGGGCGTCGATCCGGCCCGCCGCCAGCTCGCGTGCGGCGGTGCGGAACGGGAGGTGGTCCACGCGGGTGTCGCGGTGCAGGTCGAGGGCGGTGAACAGGCGGTCGCCCGCGAGCGCCGCGCCCGAGCCCGCCGCGCCCAGTGACACCCGCAGGCCGCGCAGGTCGCCCGCGGTGCGGGCCGGGGAGCCTGCGGGGACGACCAGTTGCAGGTAGTTCTCGTAGACCCGGCCCAGCGCGCGCAGGTCCTGGGCCTCCTGGGCCTCCCGCGCCTCCTGGGCGGCGTCGGCCAGGGTCAGGGCCAGGTCGGCCTGGCGGGCGGCCAGCAGGCGGAGGTTGTCGCGGCTGCCCTCGGTGGGGCGCGGGGTCGCGGGGAACGGGAGCTGGGCGGCCAGGAGGGTGGCGAAGTCCAGGTAGAAGCCGCCCTCCTCGCCCGCGGCGACCACGATCGGGGCGGGCGGTGCGCTCGGGGCGCAGGTGACCAGCAGCGGGGTCACCGCGCAGGCCAGCAGGGCGGTGCGGCGGGTGGTCACAGCGGCGGCTCCAGGGGCAGCT encodes:
- a CDS encoding SIR2 family NAD-dependent protein deacylase; translated protein: MAAARRITVLTGAGVSTESGIPDFRGPHGSLSGVTEAGRSSTPDEYLNDPEVRRRVWRARLHHPVWTAEPNPAHRALVELQRAGRLRALLTQNVDGLHQRAGTRGVVELHGSLLRTACTDCGSPGDMREALERVRDGEDDPDCPACGGVLRATTVAFGQPLDPDVLRAARAAVVDCDLLLVAGTSLVVSPASDLVPLAARAGAAVLICNGEPTPCDPLAGALDRRPVGVSLPELVAVPVTGEGPVRTWGDPSTW
- a CDS encoding AMP-binding protein yields the protein MRVPLTVADFLERAEVAFASTTAAVDEPHQPAPPVPTTTYAGFADRVRAWQAGFDALGIGVGERIAVVSPNSARVLELLHAVPGSGRVCVPVNYRLRPAEVAYIVEHSGATALLVDPELELGGVRAPHRFTLGAHTEEELMLFGVAPRPWRDPDEDATATVNYTSGTTARPKGVRLTHRNLWINAVTFALHTRAWERDVYLHVLPMFHCNGWGMPYGLAGLGVPQVVLRKVDGDEILRRVRDHGVTLVCGAPAVWSAVLDAAARWDGEVPGRGRVRVVCAGAPPPSRVIARITAELGWEFLQIYGLTETAPLLTFNRTRPEDDGLTDEERARKLSRAGAPALGARLRISDTGEVLARSNVVMDCYWDNPGASAEALDGGWFHTGDGGHVDDDGHLVISDRKKDVIITGGENVSSVEVEDVLFDHPAVAEVAVIGVPHERWGETVKALVVLADGASATGAELIAHCKARLAGYKAPTSVEIRDAIPRTATGKVQKFKLRSPYWDGLNREVN
- a CDS encoding NlpC/P60 family protein, whose protein sequence is MGRWTGSGVVALVALLVLTGQSAAVPPPPPNPSDSEISEGREAADAAAARVGELNSKLSEAESRLQALDSEVAYKMELANKARVDLDIARTAADTARAEADSARAQSDASFEAVERSRRALDEFAAASYEHGSALGSVTAYFGATSPEDLLARAQLLEAVGGFGLDTLDDLHEAQDEAANKDSAARAARGEAEKKEKAADDAQRAAEGVMAAAVQAQRAQREQAGAIEQERGRVQGELEQALGSVEGLESQRERYGRWLEDKRREDAAAAAFRPPAVIAPPVGGGSGGPVGEGVEAVIARAMTQIGVRYSWGGGNYTGPTVGVRDGGEGDVHGDYYTVGFDCSGLMMYAFAGVGIYLPHYSGYQYTSGDRVPLEQARRGDMLFWGPGGGTHVALYLGDGMMLEAPYSGSAVKVSPVRYSGIVPYVTRLL
- a CDS encoding RNA polymerase sigma factor; this translates as MDDDELLVIRCKLGEREACAELVRAWHPVVERYVARMLGRGDDDAVQEVWIGVFTGLPRLRDTGRFRAWLYTIARRAVVNRLRGVYRQSRVEPVGAGGSGDAGLSGGLGVPGGSGERPVDPVADLVLDREAVAAGLADLPPLEREVIVLFHLEDLALETCAQVCGVPVGTVKSRLNRARGLLRAALERKGYPA
- the mobA gene encoding molybdenum cofactor guanylyltransferase, giving the protein MPGFARFALGTGGSWPDVAERSAEAWSAVVLSGGRGSRLGGVDKSDLVVRGRTLLKHALDAVSGAAQVIVVGAPKNEPDVQWTRETPPGGGPLAGLAAGVALVEHPRVVVLAVDQPGVTASTVTRLLTTNANAVLVDATGRTQWLTGVWRTEELRAALPQDPRNAPMRAVLAELVETRLPATEAESKDVDTPQDLADQS
- a CDS encoding class I SAM-dependent methyltransferase — translated: MEEEFWVDSWAEGGSRTSFHLRRVHPHAELLAERVPLEGRVVLVPLCGKSVDLLFFAERAERVVGVELVGRAVEEFFAENGLSPTEVDEGVFTAGNLTIRNQSLFDLGRGDLGRVDVVYDRAALIAFPEAMRGRYVAKILELATPGTRYFLNTLEYRPSLDSPPFSVGPEEVAGYYGEWFDIEHWVDEVQPGHRMVEKFGLEELREHGFLLRRR